TACTTGGATACACAAAATCTTTATTGGGGAAAGGAATTAACTTGTTATCCACTAATTCTGCTAACGCAAATTCTTTGTGATTGTCTGCGTGGCGGGGAAATCCTAAGAAAACTCTGTTTTTTGAACTCACAGCGATTCCGGAAGGATCGGGATTGGGAGGGTATATTTTAGAGATCACTTCAGCCTTAGACTGTGCATATACACTCATGAAGCTGGCTACAAAAACTAAACTGACAAGAATTTTCTTCATGATTTACTTATTTAAGACGCTTTTGGAAACTTCTTTTCCGGCTTTATACACTGAAACTATTTTTCGGGTGTCCTGAATATTTTTCGCAGGATTTCCTTCAACAATCATAAAATCTGCTGTTTTTCCTTGTTCAATAGTTCCAAAATTGTTATCTATTTTTAATGCTTTTGCTGAATTTTTTGTCGCAACCGTTAATGCCTGTAAGGGAGTCAATCCCGCTTCAGTCATCAGCTGTAATTCTAAATGTTCTGAAAAACCCTGTGCACGAAGTGGCATGGCTCCGCTGTCTGTACCCATTGCCACTAAAATTCCGGCATCGTAAACTTTTTTAAGATTTTGTTTTGCCGTTTCAAACGCTTTCCTATTTGTTGTATAGGAAGGTGAATTTTTTAAATCATTTTTATATTTTTCAGAAGTTATCATTTCATAAACTCCCGGTTCCAGTGATTTTTTGAAAAATTCTTCATCAATCCATTCCGGTTTTTCAGCATAGGCAAATGAGTACTTATCCAAAGAAAGTGTAGGAATATATACGACGCCTTTAGCTTTCATTTGTGCTAAAGTTGTCGGATCAATCACTTCACTTCTGATGCTGTGACCAATTATATCAATCCCGTCAGCAAGCAGTTTCTTAAGGTCTGCAAGATAATACACGTGAGCCGCCACTCTCAAATTTCTTTTGTGAGCCTCTGTAATAATCGCTTTGTAAATCTCAGGACTTACTTTTGCTTTAAATTTTCCGTTAAAATCATCAACCCAAATTTTAACTAATTCAGCATTGATTTTTTTCAGACTGTCTAACTCTGCTGGAATTTCTTTTACTGAAGTTGGACGATAGACTTTATCCATTGCAAAATCAAGCGGTGGTGCACCATTGGGAGCACCAAAACCATATCCGGCAGAATGTATTCTCGCACCGTCAATTTCGCCATTCACTGATTTATCTCTCAAACCGCTTTCGAACAGAAAAGGGCGATCAGTTCCCATCGACATCACATTCAGTATTCCATAATCCTGATATTTTTTAAGTTGGGAAAGAATATTTTCTTCGGTATAATTTTCAGGTTTTGTGGTAGTTCCTTTCAATGTTCCGATATGAGAATGTGCAGAAATAAGCGCAGGAATAATTGTTTTTCCTTTCAAGTCAATAACCTGAGCTTCTTTATCGGAAATATCATTACCAATTTGAGCAATTTTTCCGTCTTTAATCAAAACTTTTGTGTTTTCAACAGGATTTCCGCCGTTTCCGTCGATTAAGCGAACATTTTCAAGTAGCAATGTTTCGTTTGAAGCTGTAGAATTTTCTTTATTTTTTTGATTACACGATAGAAGCAAAAGACTTCCCAATACAATTCCTGAAATTTTTTTTAGAACCTTCATAGTTAAAATTTTGTCGATTAATTTAAAATGCAAGAGGAATAAGGATAAAACGACCTTGAAGATCATTTCCCCAAATTCTTCAAGATCTATACAAATTTTGTTAAAAAAAATGATTTTTAGGTTGTAAAAATCGTTTAACAAATTGTAATTTTAAGACATGAAAAGAAAACAGTTTGAACCTTTAGAAATTGATACATTTGAAGTTGCTGTTTATCCGTTTCCCAAACACAGCCATACCTATTATGAAATGATATATATTTTCAAAGGTTGTGGCGATCACCATATTAACGGAATTATCATTCCCTATAAAGCAGGAGATTTTTATCTTATTTCTCCAGATGATGAACATTTTTTTTGCATCAAAAAACTGACCAGGTTTTGTTTTATAAAATTTAATGACAGTTATTTTGATCAGAATAAACATCTTTCACCGGATAATCTTGCGACGGCTTCTCCCACAGATATTATGCGAAATCCTTTGTTGAAAGAAGAAAAACTCATCTTTGATGAACCTTGTAAAACCATTTTAAAAAAGACAATTGAAAATATTATTGATTACAATACATTCAATAAAGTTTCCGATTCGCCGATTATGTTTTTTCAGGTTTTGTCGTTATTTGGTTTAATTCGTGAAGCTTCTGCGAAATTTTTACATGTTAAAGTTGATCACGGAGCACCTAAAAAAGATGATTTGATTTCCTATATTCATCAAAATATTTATAAACCTGAACTTATCAGAATTTCTGCAATTGCCAAGCATTTTAATATTTCTGACACCTATTTCGGAGCCTATTTTAAACGAAATTTTGAAATTTCTTACCGAAAATATATCACAGATTATAAGTTAAAATTAATTGAAAGAAGAATCCAATCCGGTCAAATGACGATGAAGCAAATCGCTTTTGAGTTTGGTTTTACTGATGAAAGTCATTTAACCAACTATTTTAAAAAATTAATGAAAGTAAATCCTTCTGATTATAAATTTCAACAGGCATTATAGTTTTGATTAAAATTAAAACCTTACGTTTAAATTTCATATTCCAAAAGTTTTTAAAACGGTAAATCTTACGGAAATTTGCAAAAAATTAAATTTAATGAAGGTAATAGATTTAGAAAACTGGAACAGAAAGGAGCATTTTGAATTTTTCTCTAAAATGAAAAGTCCTTATTTCGGTTTTACAACGGAGGTGGACTGCACAATAGCGTATGAAAAAGCAAAAGAAAGCGGTAAGTCGTTTTTTGCCTATTATCTTCACAAATCAATGATCGCGATAAATTCTGTGGAAGAATTGAGATTGAGAATGGTTGACGATCAAATTATTTTGTTTGATGAAGTGCATTGCGGAAGTACGATTGGAAGGGAAGACGGCACTTTTGGCTTTTCTTTTTTTCATTATTCGGAAAATTTTGAAACTTTTAATGAAGGATTACAAAATCAGATAAAAATTGTGCAAAATTCAACAGGTTTGGGAATTAGCAATGATGTTTTACCTATTAATCATATCAGACACACGACCATTCCCTGGAGTTCGTTTACCACAGTTTTACATCCAACTAATTTTGATCCTAAAGAATGTATTCCGAAAATTGCATTTGGGAAATTCACGGTTAAAGATGGTAAAAAGATGATGCCGGTTTCCATTGAAGCACATCACGGTTTGGCAGATGGATTACATTTGGCGAAATATTTTGAAGCTTTTCAGAGAGAATTAGATAAATAATTCAATTTACGGGAAGCCGTAACGAATATTTTTTGTTAATGAATAAATTTGAGTAATTATATTGTTATATTAGATCTTTGAATTGATTTCAAATAGAACTAATAACCCATTACTCAATTTTATTTTAAGATGACTACTTTCGAAAATTCGGATTTACAGATCGTTACTACTAAAGCAAGGGCAGATAAGGCCATTAATTCTTTAAAAGGTCTTTTGTTAGGGATTATTTCAGATGATATTATTGATGCTAAAGAAATGCGTGAGCTCAGATTATGGGCTCAGGAGCATTATGATCTGGTCAATAGAAATCCGTTTCGTGAATTTATGCTTTTAATCGAAAATACGGCTTCAAATGAAATCCCTACAAAAGAAGCGGTAGAAGATTTATATTGGCTTTGTCAGAAATATGAGCATGATAGCATTTATTATAACGGGATTACCTCTGATTTACAACTTTTACAGGGTATTTTCCATGGAATTCTGGCGGACGGTATTTTAAGTGACGAAGAAATTTTTAAACTTGATGCGTGGCTTTCTGAGAATAAACATCTAAGTTCATATTATCCCTACGATGAAATACGAAGCTTGGTTTCGTCCGTTGTAGAAGACGGAATTATTACAGAAGAAGAAAGGGCAGTTCTCACTGCTTTTATTAAACAGTTTGTTGAAATAAAGAACAAGGAAGTTGCCGATAAAATTGAAAGAGATACAATTAATATCAATATTTCAGGTATTTGTGCTCAAAATCGAGAAATTATTTTTACAAATAAAACGTTCTGTATCACTGGTATTTTAAACAGAGGTTCACGAACAGAACTTCAGAAAGCCATACAGGATCAGGGAGGAATTTCTGTAAATTCTATTTCAAAAAAGACCGATTATTTGATCATAGGCTCGACTAATAATGCTTGTTGGACCTATTCCTGTTATGGGAGAAAAGTTGAAAAAGCTTTAGAATTAAGAAAATCGGGACACACGATTATCTTGATCCATGAGTCTGATATTTTTAATAATCTTGACGGAAATCATGATATAAAAAATTCATTTCAACAGAAAAATGACATTCCGGTACAGAGCAGCTTGTCCGTAACGATGCATAATGATTCAGTTACTGATGTATCAGGTCATGAAGATATTGCCATTAATTTTTGTTCTGATTTTTCAAAAAATGAATCTGTTTCAGCAGATAATAAGGAGAGTAATATAGTACCTCTCCAAGAGGCTAAAATCGGAAAGAGATATTCCCGGAAATTAAATCTCAATGAAAATCAGGAGGAGCTTCTGAACCAACTTTCGTTTGATAATAATGCCTTTAATGAAATTGATTATTGTAAAGTTCAAATTTTAAAGCAATTTTTAAGGTCTATAGAATTTCTGAATACTCATTGTATTCCGGTCAATAAATCGTATTCTTCGGTTATTGATGAATTATCTGAAATTATTATCTATCTGCAGTACAATTATAAACCGGAAAGTCTTAATTATAAATATACTTACGATTCTATTCGGGCTGAAATTTTAAATCATATCATAAAATTATGCGAAAATAACGTCCGCGAATTTTATGGCATTAAAAGAAAAATCAGCGAAGATTTCACATATAGTCATCCCGATATTCTTATTAAATACAATAAAAAAATAATTTCAAAACTTCAGGATTTTTTAGTAGACCATCAACATCAGATTTTAGATGCAGATTACAAAACAAATATTATTCTGAATGAAAACAATACCAATCGCTGGAAAACGAAATTTGAAATCATTAAAGAAGATTATTCCAATTCTTTAGCTTTTGAACGTGAAATTTTCAGGCTAACGGATGTGAATATTAAAAATCCTTCTGTTGATAATATCTTTTTTGAAGCATCAAAATTTATTGCTGGATATGATAAAACCTGTGCATTGCGACTTTATATTCATTATTTGGATAAAGATTTAAATTCTCAAACATTTGATAAAAAACAGCTTACTAAAACGATTCAGAAAAGTTTGTTTTCAACCTCTGAGCAATTTAATGATTTCG
The sequence above is a segment of the Chryseobacterium sp. MYb264 genome. Coding sequences within it:
- a CDS encoding amidohydrolase family protein; its protein translation is MKVLKKISGIVLGSLLLLSCNQKNKENSTASNETLLLENVRLIDGNGGNPVENTKVLIKDGKIAQIGNDISDKEAQVIDLKGKTIIPALISAHSHIGTLKGTTTKPENYTEENILSQLKKYQDYGILNVMSMGTDRPFLFESGLRDKSVNGEIDGARIHSAGYGFGAPNGAPPLDFAMDKVYRPTSVKEIPAELDSLKKINAELVKIWVDDFNGKFKAKVSPEIYKAIITEAHKRNLRVAAHVYYLADLKKLLADGIDIIGHSIRSEVIDPTTLAQMKAKGVVYIPTLSLDKYSFAYAEKPEWIDEEFFKKSLEPGVYEMITSEKYKNDLKNSPSYTTNRKAFETAKQNLKKVYDAGILVAMGTDSGAMPLRAQGFSEHLELQLMTEAGLTPLQALTVATKNSAKALKIDNNFGTIEQGKTADFMIVEGNPAKNIQDTRKIVSVYKAGKEVSKSVLNK
- a CDS encoding chloramphenicol acetyltransferase, translated to MKVIDLENWNRKEHFEFFSKMKSPYFGFTTEVDCTIAYEKAKESGKSFFAYYLHKSMIAINSVEELRLRMVDDQIILFDEVHCGSTIGREDGTFGFSFFHYSENFETFNEGLQNQIKIVQNSTGLGISNDVLPINHIRHTTIPWSSFTTVLHPTNFDPKECIPKIAFGKFTVKDGKKMMPVSIEAHHGLADGLHLAKYFEAFQRELDK
- a CDS encoding tellurite resistance TerB C-terminal domain-containing protein codes for the protein MTTFENSDLQIVTTKARADKAINSLKGLLLGIISDDIIDAKEMRELRLWAQEHYDLVNRNPFREFMLLIENTASNEIPTKEAVEDLYWLCQKYEHDSIYYNGITSDLQLLQGIFHGILADGILSDEEIFKLDAWLSENKHLSSYYPYDEIRSLVSSVVEDGIITEEERAVLTAFIKQFVEIKNKEVADKIERDTININISGICAQNREIIFTNKTFCITGILNRGSRTELQKAIQDQGGISVNSISKKTDYLIIGSTNNACWTYSCYGRKVEKALELRKSGHTIILIHESDIFNNLDGNHDIKNSFQQKNDIPVQSSLSVTMHNDSVTDVSGHEDIAINFCSDFSKNESVSADNKESNIVPLQEAKIGKRYSRKLNLNENQEELLNQLSFDNNAFNEIDYCKVQILKQFLRSIEFLNTHCIPVNKSYSSVIDELSEIIIYLQYNYKPESLNYKYTYDSIRAEILNHIIKLCENNVREFYGIKRKISEDFTYSHPDILIKYNKKIISKLQDFLVDHQHQILDADYKTNIILNENNTNRWKTKFEIIKEDYSNSLAFEREIFRLTDVNIKNPSVDNIFFEASKFIAGYDKTCALRLYIHYLDKDLNSQTFDKKQLTKTIQKSLFSTSEQFNDFEKIVSDFVVSRDIETAIGKVNLLYTPKRKKIFIDTNAVENVQRLDSEIAKKLGDILNEEYEDENTSAKTEEALHKEELTISITNKDSEPEISKYLEELNFTEIQCEILTRFEKHSFTIFQNDLKDFIQSKNLFMGSAIDSINEVCYEILDDVLIEEEDEYFTINTDYYKKLLNND
- a CDS encoding AraC family transcriptional regulator produces the protein MKRKQFEPLEIDTFEVAVYPFPKHSHTYYEMIYIFKGCGDHHINGIIIPYKAGDFYLISPDDEHFFCIKKLTRFCFIKFNDSYFDQNKHLSPDNLATASPTDIMRNPLLKEEKLIFDEPCKTILKKTIENIIDYNTFNKVSDSPIMFFQVLSLFGLIREASAKFLHVKVDHGAPKKDDLISYIHQNIYKPELIRISAIAKHFNISDTYFGAYFKRNFEISYRKYITDYKLKLIERRIQSGQMTMKQIAFEFGFTDESHLTNYFKKLMKVNPSDYKFQQAL